A single region of the Phalacrocorax aristotelis chromosome 17, bGulAri2.1, whole genome shotgun sequence genome encodes:
- the AGPAT2 gene encoding 1-acyl-sn-glycerol-3-phosphate acyltransferase beta isoform X2, translated as MSCLMGSALHAQADGLRSALVLLPQTLERAVCSGISSLALSPALVALARPGAAFLCTTSFAAGRIYDVRIIRTVVRTFKYFFGLRFEVEGLEHFKVEGPAIIVSNHQSTLDMMGLMEVLPDDCVQVGKKELMYAGTVGLVIYLGGVIFINRKSTTSAKMVMAEVAKTMATDNVKVWVYPEGTRNCTGDLLPFKKGAFHLAVQAQVPVIPVVYSSFTTFYNPKTNLFTSGKIKVKVLPPIDTKGLTSDDVSDLTERCFRTMRETLFMLSGNPSKAKDSS; from the exons ATGTCCTGCCTTATGGGCTCTGCCCTGCACGCCCAAGCTGACGGTCTGCGATCCGCTCTCGTGCTGTTGCCCCAGACACTGGAAAGAGCAGTCTGCTCTGGGATctccagcctggctctgtctccagctttGGTTGCCTTGGCTCGCCCAGGAGCAGCTTTCCTGTGCACAACCAGTTTTGCAGCTGGGAGAATTTATGATGTTAG aatCATCAGAACTGTGGTCAGGACCTTCAAGTATTTCTTCGGCCTGAGGTTTGAGGTGGAGGGACTGGAGCACTTCAAGGTGGAGGGCCCTGCTATCATTGTGTCCAACCACCAGAGCACCCTTGACATGATGG GGCTGATGGAGGTCCTGCCTGACGACTGTGTCCAGGTGGGCAAGAAAGAGCTGATGTACGCTGGCACTGTGGGGCTCGTCATCTACCTTGGCGGCGTCATCTTCATCAACAGGAAGAGCACCACCAGCGCCAAGATGGTGATGGCAGAGGTGGCGAAGACTATGGCAACTGACAAT GTGAAGGTGTGGGTGTACCCAGAGGGCACGAGGAACTGCACGGGAGATTTGCTGCCATTCAAGAAAGGAGCATTTCACCTTGCTGTCCAGGCACAG gTCCCAGTGATCCCTGTGGTGTATTCCTCCTTCACCACCTTCTATAACCCAAAGACGAACCTATTTACATCAG GCAAAATCAAGGTTAAGGTCCTGCCTCCAATAGACACCAAAGGCCTGACATCAGACGATGTCTCCGACCTCACTGAGAGATGCTTCCGCACCATGAGGGAGACCCTGTTCATGCTGTCGGGCAATCCAAGCAAGGCAAAGGACTCTTCCTAG
- the EGFL7 gene encoding epidermal growth factor-like protein 7 isoform X1, with the protein MRHVGCLLSGLLLILSVTTTDGFARAGRRVCAAAPPSRAVTYAESHVQPVYQPYLTTCQGHRLCSTYRTIYRVAYRQAYRQLPQPTASCCPGWSRANSHALSCNRALCWVPCQNGGSCTFPGRCACPPGWTGRACQTDVDECAGQSHGCGQLCINTAGSYHCACRDGFSLAADNKACQPLVPAPEPETFSQAGSPSEMKEEMKDLKSRVEALEQKLQLVLAPFHNLMPSAPEDVGTDPISRLSHSLQQLDRIDSLSEQISFLEERLETCSCKNEL; encoded by the exons ATGCGCCACGTCGGCTGCCTCCTCTCAGGACTCCTCTTAATCCTCAGCGTGACCACCACAGACGGCTTTGCCCGGGCAGG CCGCAGAGTCTGTGCCGCAGCACCGCCGAGCCGAGCGGTCACCTACGCCGAGTCCCACGTCCAGCCCGTCTACCAGCCCTACCTCACCACCTGCCAGGGCCACCGCCTCTGCAGCACCTACAG GACCATCTACAGGGTTGCCTACCGGCAGGCGTACaggcagctgccccagcccacgGCCTCATGCTGTcctggctggagcagagctAACAGCCACGCGCTCAGCTGTAACAGAG ctctctgctgggtgCCGTGCCAGAATGGCGGGAGCTGCACCTTCCCTGGCAGATGTGCCTGCCCACCCGGCTGGACGGGTCGAGCCTGCCAGACAG ATGTGGATGAGTGTGCCGGCCAGAGCCACGGGTGCGGTCAGCTCTGCATCAACACAGCCGGGAGCTACCACTGTGCCTGCCGGGACGGCTTCAGCCTCGCTGCTGACAACAAGGCGTGCCAGCCCCTGGTGCCAGCCCCCGAGCCAGAAACCTTCAGCCAAGCAG GTTCCCCCAgtgaaatgaaggaagaaatgaaagaccTGAAGAGCAGAGTGGAAGCGCTGGAGCAG aaACTCCAGTTGGTGCTGGCGCCCTTCCACAACCTCATGCCATCTGCGCCAGAGGACGTCGGCACAGACCCCATCAGCCGCTTGTCCCACTCCCTCCAGCAACTGGACAGAATCGACTCCTTGAGCGAGCAGATCTCCTTCCTTGAGGAGCGGCTGGAGACAT GTTCCTGCAAGAATGAACTCTAG
- the EGFL7 gene encoding epidermal growth factor-like protein 7 isoform X2, producing MRHVGCLLSGLLLILSVTTTDGFARAGRRVCAAAPPSRAVTYAESHVQPVYQPYLTTCQGHRLCSTYRTIYRVAYRQAYRQLPQPTASCCPGWSRANSHALSCNRDVDECAGQSHGCGQLCINTAGSYHCACRDGFSLAADNKACQPLVPAPEPETFSQAGSPSEMKEEMKDLKSRVEALEQKLQLVLAPFHNLMPSAPEDVGTDPISRLSHSLQQLDRIDSLSEQISFLEERLETCSCKNEL from the exons ATGCGCCACGTCGGCTGCCTCCTCTCAGGACTCCTCTTAATCCTCAGCGTGACCACCACAGACGGCTTTGCCCGGGCAGG CCGCAGAGTCTGTGCCGCAGCACCGCCGAGCCGAGCGGTCACCTACGCCGAGTCCCACGTCCAGCCCGTCTACCAGCCCTACCTCACCACCTGCCAGGGCCACCGCCTCTGCAGCACCTACAG GACCATCTACAGGGTTGCCTACCGGCAGGCGTACaggcagctgccccagcccacgGCCTCATGCTGTcctggctggagcagagctAACAGCCACGCGCTCAGCTGTAACAGAG ATGTGGATGAGTGTGCCGGCCAGAGCCACGGGTGCGGTCAGCTCTGCATCAACACAGCCGGGAGCTACCACTGTGCCTGCCGGGACGGCTTCAGCCTCGCTGCTGACAACAAGGCGTGCCAGCCCCTGGTGCCAGCCCCCGAGCCAGAAACCTTCAGCCAAGCAG GTTCCCCCAgtgaaatgaaggaagaaatgaaagaccTGAAGAGCAGAGTGGAAGCGCTGGAGCAG aaACTCCAGTTGGTGCTGGCGCCCTTCCACAACCTCATGCCATCTGCGCCAGAGGACGTCGGCACAGACCCCATCAGCCGCTTGTCCCACTCCCTCCAGCAACTGGACAGAATCGACTCCTTGAGCGAGCAGATCTCCTTCCTTGAGGAGCGGCTGGAGACAT GTTCCTGCAAGAATGAACTCTAG
- the AGPAT2 gene encoding 1-acyl-sn-glycerol-3-phosphate acyltransferase beta isoform X1, translating into MELGWLLWGTAVLLLLHVLMELSPAVNFVLRIGFYYLLCIVVSALTVPVCLLVNGGRTVKNMRIIRTVVRTFKYFFGLRFEVEGLEHFKVEGPAIIVSNHQSTLDMMGLMEVLPDDCVQVGKKELMYAGTVGLVIYLGGVIFINRKSTTSAKMVMAEVAKTMATDNVKVWVYPEGTRNCTGDLLPFKKGAFHLAVQAQVPVIPVVYSSFTTFYNPKTNLFTSGKIKVKVLPPIDTKGLTSDDVSDLTERCFRTMRETLFMLSGNPSKAKDSS; encoded by the exons ATGGAGCTGGGGTGGCTGCTGTGGGGTACGgcggtgctgctgctcctccacGTCCTGATGGAGCTCAGCCCCGCCGTCAACTTCGTGCTGCGCATCGGTTTCTATTACCTGCTGTGCATCGTCGTGTCGGCGCTGACGGTGCCCGTCTGCCTCCTCGTCAACGGCGGCCGCACCGTCAAGAACATGAG aatCATCAGAACTGTGGTCAGGACCTTCAAGTATTTCTTCGGCCTGAGGTTTGAGGTGGAGGGACTGGAGCACTTCAAGGTGGAGGGCCCTGCTATCATTGTGTCCAACCACCAGAGCACCCTTGACATGATGG GGCTGATGGAGGTCCTGCCTGACGACTGTGTCCAGGTGGGCAAGAAAGAGCTGATGTACGCTGGCACTGTGGGGCTCGTCATCTACCTTGGCGGCGTCATCTTCATCAACAGGAAGAGCACCACCAGCGCCAAGATGGTGATGGCAGAGGTGGCGAAGACTATGGCAACTGACAAT GTGAAGGTGTGGGTGTACCCAGAGGGCACGAGGAACTGCACGGGAGATTTGCTGCCATTCAAGAAAGGAGCATTTCACCTTGCTGTCCAGGCACAG gTCCCAGTGATCCCTGTGGTGTATTCCTCCTTCACCACCTTCTATAACCCAAAGACGAACCTATTTACATCAG GCAAAATCAAGGTTAAGGTCCTGCCTCCAATAGACACCAAAGGCCTGACATCAGACGATGTCTCCGACCTCACTGAGAGATGCTTCCGCACCATGAGGGAGACCCTGTTCATGCTGTCGGGCAATCCAAGCAAGGCAAAGGACTCTTCCTAG